From Rutidosis leptorrhynchoides isolate AG116_Rl617_1_P2 chromosome 3, CSIRO_AGI_Rlap_v1, whole genome shotgun sequence, a single genomic window includes:
- the LOC139897559 gene encoding glycine-rich RNA-binding protein 4, mitochondrial-like, translating to MAFYNKIGSLMKQTISQNIVSSGNITGPSMFNAIRCMSSKLFIGGLSYQTDDHSLKEAFSGFGDVVEARVIMDRESGRSRGFGFVSYSSEDSAKEAMTAMDGQELNGRSVRVSLATERAPRTGGYSGGGGGGGGYGRGGYGGADGGNDRF from the exons ATGGCTTTCTACAACAAAATTGGAAGTCTTATGAAGCAAACTATCTCCCAGAACATTGTATCCAGTGGGAACATTACAGGACCATCTATGTTCAATGCGATTCGTTGCATGTCTTCAAAGCTATTCATTGGTG GTCTTTCTTATCAGACTGATGATCACTCCTTAAAGGAAGCATTTTCTGGCTTTGGTGATGTCGTTGAAG CAAGAGTTATTATGGACAGAGAATCTGGAAGGTCAAGGGGTTTTGGGTTTGTGAGCTACTCAAGTGAAGACAGCGCAAAAGAGGCTATGACTGCCATGGATGGCCAG GAACTAAATGGGAGGTCTGTTCGTGTTAGTTTAGCTACTGAGCGTGCTCCACGTACTGGCGGATACTCAGgcggcggtggtggtggtggtggttatggCCGAGGAGGTTATGGTGGTGCTGATGGTGGAAATGATCGATTCTAG